In Terriglobales bacterium, a single window of DNA contains:
- a CDS encoding methyltransferase domain-containing protein has translation MKMTANADSGRFQSDAHKYAAYLETPEGRLRSDLSFANLQDFLLLQAPLRAKDSLCALDVGCGTGATGVRLARLGMQVTLLDSSPAMLDIAKRTAQEAGVTDKAVLQHGDATRLTNFFHTASFDVILCHNVLEYLDDPVAVLCAAARALRDSSAILSVLVRNRAGEVFKAAIQAGDLAVAENNLTAEWGEESLYGGRVRLFTSDSLQAMLKAASLAVIAERGVRVLADYLPSRISRSAEYARILELERKLSSRPEYAAVARYTQCFARLP, from the coding sequence ATGAAGATGACTGCCAATGCCGACAGTGGACGCTTCCAGAGCGATGCGCACAAGTATGCCGCCTACCTTGAGACGCCCGAGGGCCGGTTGCGATCTGACTTGTCCTTTGCCAACCTGCAAGATTTTCTTCTCCTGCAGGCCCCCCTGCGGGCCAAAGATTCGTTGTGTGCGCTGGATGTCGGGTGCGGCACAGGAGCTACGGGGGTTCGCCTGGCGCGTCTTGGCATGCAGGTTACGCTGCTGGATTCGTCTCCGGCGATGCTGGATATCGCGAAACGCACAGCACAGGAAGCAGGAGTTACGGACAAAGCCGTACTGCAACATGGGGACGCTACGCGCTTGACGAACTTCTTCCACACTGCATCGTTCGATGTAATTCTGTGCCACAACGTACTGGAATATCTCGACGACCCGGTTGCTGTGTTGTGCGCCGCGGCTCGCGCCTTGCGGGATTCATCAGCGATACTGTCAGTCCTGGTGCGGAACCGGGCCGGCGAGGTATTCAAAGCTGCCATCCAGGCAGGCGATTTGGCGGTTGCGGAAAATAACCTCACCGCCGAGTGGGGCGAAGAGTCTTTGTACGGAGGCCGCGTACGACTATTTACGTCTGATAGCCTGCAAGCCATGCTGAAAGCGGCGTCGCTGGCAGTGATTGCCGAGCGGGGTGTACGCGTCCTTGCGGACTACTTGCCGTCGCGGATTTCTCGCAGCGCCGAGTATGCGCGGATTCTTGAGCTGGAGCGCAAACTGAGCAGCCGGCCAGAGTATGCCGCAGTCGCGCGCTACACACAATGCTTCGCACGTTTGCCTTGA
- a CDS encoding radical SAM protein → MPQSRATHNASHVCLDGEWSMNNLAGKPSSIPSGARATDATISLGLGLTNECNLSCAFCYRDPTRTDRLSLDQVKSVMERLPVRSVNLGTGENGMHPDFKAILAYLRNKPIKLTITSNGHSVAVLEDNELRAFHDIEFSLDYPTQAEQDAQRGNGNWELIHRQAERCVRLGVPVTIIAVMMKANHLRLAEVARVAKQFDAPLRVNVYQAVRSDIYALSYGEYWEGFRRLFAETDVIAIGEPLVRAMAGLPPLQGGCGVSTVRVTPRATTQPCVYWPGSGEPLSDLISMGLDILDSAPFDQARTLPDACQPCEFRDACHGGCAGRRRLQGALLQPDCYCPIIRGERPSLKIRMAATRDLPKLSSSCTTVVIAREADS, encoded by the coding sequence ATGCCGCAGTCGCGCGCTACACACAATGCTTCGCACGTTTGCCTTGATGGAGAATGGTCCATGAATAACCTCGCCGGCAAACCTTCATCCATCCCATCCGGCGCGAGGGCGACTGATGCCACGATTTCCCTTGGCCTCGGGCTCACCAACGAATGTAACCTCTCCTGCGCCTTCTGCTACCGGGATCCAACCCGCACTGATCGCCTCTCTCTCGATCAGGTGAAGTCGGTGATGGAACGGCTGCCGGTCCGTTCGGTGAATCTGGGAACCGGTGAGAACGGCATGCATCCGGACTTTAAAGCGATTCTGGCGTACCTGCGCAATAAACCCATCAAGCTTACGATCACCTCCAACGGCCATAGTGTTGCTGTGTTGGAAGACAACGAGTTGCGCGCCTTTCACGATATTGAGTTTTCTCTCGATTACCCGACGCAGGCGGAACAGGATGCACAGCGCGGAAACGGCAATTGGGAGCTGATCCACCGGCAAGCAGAACGTTGCGTGAGGCTCGGCGTGCCCGTAACCATCATCGCGGTCATGATGAAGGCGAACCACCTGCGTCTGGCGGAGGTCGCGCGAGTAGCCAAACAGTTTGACGCTCCTCTGCGTGTGAACGTGTACCAGGCGGTGCGGTCCGACATCTATGCGTTGTCCTACGGAGAGTATTGGGAGGGGTTCCGGCGTCTCTTTGCGGAAACGGACGTGATCGCCATTGGCGAGCCGCTGGTTCGCGCGATGGCGGGCCTCCCCCCGCTCCAGGGAGGATGTGGCGTAAGCACCGTGAGGGTTACGCCGCGCGCCACGACACAGCCCTGCGTTTATTGGCCAGGATCGGGGGAGCCGTTGTCGGATTTGATCTCGATGGGGCTCGACATTCTAGACTCCGCGCCCTTCGACCAAGCCCGCACGCTTCCCGATGCGTGCCAGCCTTGTGAGTTCCGGGACGCATGCCATGGTGGCTGTGCCGGACGACGACGTTTGCAAGGCGCGCTGCTGCAGCCAGACTGCTATTGTCCGATCATTCGCGGCGAGCGTCCGAGCCTGAAGATTCGCATGGCCGCCACCCGCGATCTGCCCAAGCTAAGCAGCTCCTGCACCACCGTAGTGATTGCCAGGGAGGCTGATTCATGA
- a CDS encoding SRPBCC domain-containing protein: MKLEDLTLDVVQHIEIKAAPEKVFPMMLEHFGKRNTRPDGVPMQLLLEAKPGGRWYRDRGNGVGHFWGVVQVIKPPSLLELSGPMFMSYPANNHVEVKIEEISGGSKVTLRHRALGMIDPEHRKGVSTGWNHILSSLKKDCE, translated from the coding sequence ATGAAATTAGAGGACCTCACACTTGACGTGGTGCAGCACATCGAAATCAAAGCTGCTCCAGAGAAAGTATTCCCCATGATGCTGGAGCACTTTGGGAAGCGCAACACCAGGCCCGATGGTGTGCCGATGCAGTTGCTGCTGGAAGCCAAGCCCGGCGGGCGCTGGTACCGTGACCGCGGCAACGGAGTCGGACATTTTTGGGGGGTCGTGCAGGTGATCAAGCCTCCGAGCCTGCTGGAGCTGAGCGGCCCGATGTTCATGTCGTATCCCGCCAACAATCACGTCGAGGTAAAGATCGAGGAGATTTCGGGAGGCAGCAAGGTCACGCTGCGTCACCGCGCACTGGGCATGATTGATCCGGAGCACCGCAAGGGCGTGAGCACAGGCTGGAACCACATCCTTAGCAGTCTGAAGAAGGACTGCGAGTAG
- a CDS encoding thioredoxin family protein, with translation MATLVIGTETQNHKVVSQEEWIATRKELLRKEKELTRQHDEISRQRRELPWVKIDKNYVFDGPRGKTTLTDLFEGRSQLIIYHFMFGPEWQEGCKSCSFEADHFNSFIIHLNARDVSMVAVSRAPLEKLQPFQKRMGWSFQWVSSFGNDFNRDFHVSFSKDEMTKGTVYYNYGMNKFPSDEAPGVSVFYKDPSGNLFHTYSTYGRGVDILLGAYNYLDMTPKGRDEEGLAYGMEWVRHHDKYEHVKQSAGSCCSGESRS, from the coding sequence ATGGCAACATTAGTCATCGGCACAGAAACACAAAACCATAAAGTTGTTTCCCAGGAAGAATGGATTGCAACCCGTAAAGAGCTGCTCCGCAAAGAGAAGGAACTCACGCGGCAACACGATGAGATCAGCCGGCAGCGGCGCGAGTTGCCCTGGGTCAAGATCGACAAGAATTACGTCTTCGACGGCCCCAGGGGCAAAACAACGCTTACTGACCTGTTCGAAGGACGCAGCCAACTGATCATCTATCACTTCATGTTCGGTCCAGAGTGGCAGGAGGGATGCAAGAGCTGCTCGTTCGAGGCCGATCACTTCAACAGCTTCATCATACATCTCAATGCGCGCGATGTTTCCATGGTGGCGGTGTCGAGAGCGCCTCTGGAAAAATTGCAGCCCTTTCAGAAGCGCATGGGCTGGAGCTTCCAATGGGTGTCATCGTTTGGGAACGATTTCAATCGTGACTTCCACGTTTCGTTCAGCAAAGACGAGATGACGAAGGGCACGGTCTACTACAACTATGGCATGAACAAATTCCCCAGCGATGAAGCGCCAGGCGTGAGCGTGTTCTACAAGGACCCGTCCGGCAATCTTTTCCACACGTATTCCACGTACGGACGCGGAGTCGATATCCTGCTGGGCGCTTATAACTATCTCGATATGACGCCCAAAGGACGCGATGAAGAAGGCCTAGCCTATGGAATGGAGTGGGTCCGCCATCATGACAAATACGAGCACGTCAAGCAGTCGGCCGGCTCTTGCTGCTCAGGAGAGAGCCGCTCATGA
- a CDS encoding metalloregulator ArsR/SmtB family transcription factor, protein MPAISSVVNDKLDPVWKALSDPTRRAILDLLRQKSCTTTEIVEAFLHLSRFGVMKHLDVLREAQLVHTQESGRQRVNSLNVTPLRQIYERWVTPFEDLWSSQLLRIKEKVEEEEASGKRAGSRRQK, encoded by the coding sequence GTGCCTGCGATCTCTTCTGTCGTGAACGACAAGCTGGACCCGGTGTGGAAGGCGCTCTCAGACCCGACGCGGCGGGCGATCCTCGATCTTCTGCGGCAGAAATCGTGTACGACGACCGAGATTGTAGAAGCCTTCCTTCATCTGTCGCGCTTCGGCGTGATGAAACATCTGGATGTCCTGCGCGAAGCCCAGTTAGTACACACCCAGGAGTCGGGAAGGCAGCGAGTGAACTCGCTGAATGTTACTCCGCTTCGGCAGATCTATGAGCGCTGGGTCACTCCGTTCGAAGACCTCTGGTCGAGCCAGTTGCTGCGGATCAAAGAAAAGGTCGAGGAGGAAGAAGCATCGGGCAAGCGGGCGGGCTCGCGCAGGCAGAAATGA